In Streptomyces sp. NBC_01551, one DNA window encodes the following:
- a CDS encoding AAA family ATPase translates to MLGGVETRSVSPVFVGRADELAVLTDALTRAACQEPQALLIGGEAGVGKTRLTEEFLGEATRRGAVVAVGGCVEIGAEGLPFAPFSTALRSLRRQLPDELADAAAGQEDELARILPELGETLRGPHDEESTARLFELTARLLERLAAERTLVLVLEDLHWADTSTRHLLAYLFRALGSGRLVVVATYRADDVHRRHPLRPLLAELDRLRTVQRIELPRFNRAEVRRQLAGILAAQPDEDFVDSVFDRSDGNAFFVEELAACRESGCRTGLTESLRDLLLVRVEVLPDAAQRVVRIVAEGGSTVEYPLLRAVAGLTEDELIDALRAAVGANILLATPDGDGYRFRHSLVREAVSDDLLPGERARVNRRYAEAMEDDDALVRAEERVIRLASYWYCANDPAKALPAVLAASVTARRRHAYSEQLRLLERALDLWDSTPEDVRARLRPADYTEVYPPCGCDPATTPLQRLDMLAEATVAARFGGERERALKMTKTALRMLEDGHDPLREAWFWTERSRLVSSLARGDGWAELAKAQDLVQGLPPSQVHADVLVRAASWGMLHNPGPDNLAAAERAVEYARMVGAEETELNARITLGTLRTDSGGAEAGLAEMHAVKERATTLGLAMLAGRAHINLSSQLESMGRSREAVELAEQGAEFVSRSRLLDSEAWLRGNMAESLYGLGRWDEAAQAARRTLAVGQSAGPRGSAAARLAYLALGRGELAEAAAQLAAAHAHFGDHDTQPQHRIPLFRLAVGIAAGEGRFSDVRTETAAAIAYGFPLGHHRYVWPLLLAAASAEADFRGLPVADAGRADALGALRTAARTLATPVPLWAAHSEYVRAELLRADDLDTVADWTAVEAAVRPLERPYLLARARHRLAEALLAAGCDREDAADLLREAYATADRLGSRRLREDLALLARRARIPLAPDRPHTPPAPDTDPVEALGLTSRERDVLRLVAAGNTNRQIAEELFISPKTASVHVSNILAKLGVAGRGEAAALAHRLRLFVPVSG, encoded by the coding sequence ATGCTCGGCGGCGTGGAAACCAGATCTGTCAGCCCGGTGTTCGTCGGCCGCGCCGACGAACTGGCCGTACTCACCGACGCCCTGACCCGCGCCGCCTGCCAAGAACCGCAGGCGCTGCTCATCGGGGGAGAGGCCGGCGTCGGCAAGACCCGCCTCACGGAGGAGTTCCTCGGCGAGGCGACCCGCCGCGGCGCGGTCGTCGCGGTCGGAGGCTGTGTGGAGATCGGGGCGGAGGGACTTCCCTTCGCCCCCTTTTCCACGGCCCTGCGCAGCCTGCGCCGCCAGCTCCCCGACGAGCTCGCCGACGCGGCCGCGGGCCAGGAGGACGAACTCGCCCGGATCCTCCCCGAACTCGGCGAGACCCTCCGGGGCCCGCACGACGAGGAGAGCACCGCCCGGCTCTTCGAGCTGACGGCCCGGTTGCTGGAGCGGCTCGCCGCCGAGCGCACTCTCGTGCTCGTCCTGGAGGACCTGCACTGGGCGGACACCTCCACCCGGCACCTGCTCGCCTACCTCTTCCGCGCCCTCGGCAGCGGCCGGCTCGTCGTCGTCGCCACCTACCGGGCGGACGATGTCCACCGCCGCCACCCGCTGCGCCCGCTCCTCGCCGAACTGGACCGGCTCCGCACCGTCCAGCGGATCGAACTGCCCCGCTTCAACCGGGCCGAGGTCCGCCGCCAGCTCGCCGGGATCCTCGCCGCGCAGCCCGACGAGGACTTCGTCGACTCCGTCTTCGACCGCTCCGACGGCAACGCCTTCTTCGTCGAGGAACTCGCCGCCTGCCGCGAGAGCGGCTGCCGCACCGGACTCACCGAATCCCTGCGCGACCTGCTGCTCGTCCGCGTCGAGGTCCTCCCGGACGCCGCCCAGCGCGTGGTGCGGATCGTCGCCGAGGGCGGATCCACCGTCGAGTACCCCCTGCTGCGCGCCGTCGCCGGACTCACCGAGGACGAACTGATCGACGCCCTGCGGGCCGCCGTCGGCGCCAACATCCTCCTCGCCACCCCCGACGGCGACGGCTACCGCTTCCGCCACTCCCTCGTCCGCGAGGCCGTCAGCGACGACCTGCTGCCCGGCGAACGCGCCCGCGTCAACCGCCGCTACGCCGAGGCCATGGAAGACGACGACGCCCTCGTCCGCGCCGAGGAGCGGGTCATCCGGCTGGCCAGCTACTGGTACTGCGCCAACGACCCCGCCAAGGCCCTGCCCGCCGTACTCGCCGCCTCGGTCACCGCCCGCCGCCGGCACGCCTACTCCGAGCAGCTGCGGCTGCTGGAACGGGCCCTGGACCTGTGGGACAGCACCCCCGAGGACGTCCGCGCGCGGCTGCGCCCGGCGGACTACACCGAGGTCTACCCGCCCTGCGGCTGCGACCCCGCCACCACCCCGCTCCAGCGGCTCGACATGCTCGCCGAGGCGACCGTCGCCGCCCGGTTCGGCGGAGAGCGCGAACGCGCCCTGAAGATGACCAAGACCGCGCTGCGGATGCTGGAGGACGGGCACGACCCGCTGCGCGAGGCCTGGTTCTGGACCGAGCGCTCCCGCCTGGTCTCCAGCCTCGCCCGCGGCGACGGCTGGGCGGAACTGGCCAAGGCCCAGGACCTCGTCCAGGGGCTGCCCCCGTCCCAGGTGCACGCCGACGTCCTCGTCCGGGCCGCGAGCTGGGGCATGCTGCACAACCCCGGCCCCGACAACCTGGCCGCCGCCGAACGCGCCGTCGAGTACGCGCGGATGGTCGGCGCCGAGGAGACCGAACTCAACGCCCGGATCACCCTCGGCACCCTGCGCACCGACTCCGGCGGCGCCGAAGCCGGTCTCGCCGAGATGCACGCGGTCAAGGAGCGGGCCACCACACTCGGGCTCGCCATGCTGGCAGGTCGTGCACATATCAACCTCTCCTCTCAGTTGGAAAGCATGGGCCGGTCCCGGGAAGCCGTGGAACTGGCCGAACAGGGAGCCGAGTTCGTCAGCCGGTCCCGGCTGCTGGACTCCGAGGCCTGGCTGCGCGGCAACATGGCGGAGAGCCTCTACGGCCTCGGCCGCTGGGACGAGGCGGCCCAGGCGGCCCGCCGCACCCTCGCCGTCGGCCAGAGCGCCGGCCCGCGCGGCTCCGCCGCCGCCCGGCTCGCCTACCTGGCCCTGGGCCGCGGCGAACTCGCGGAGGCGGCCGCCCAGCTCGCCGCCGCCCACGCCCACTTCGGCGACCACGACACCCAGCCCCAGCACCGCATACCGCTGTTCCGCCTGGCCGTCGGCATCGCGGCGGGGGAGGGGCGCTTCAGCGACGTCCGCACCGAGACGGCTGCGGCCATCGCCTACGGGTTCCCCCTCGGCCACCACCGTTACGTGTGGCCGCTGCTGCTCGCGGCCGCCTCCGCCGAAGCCGACTTCCGCGGTCTCCCGGTCGCCGACGCGGGCCGCGCCGACGCCCTCGGCGCGCTGCGCACCGCCGCCCGGACCCTGGCCACCCCGGTGCCGCTGTGGGCCGCGCACTCCGAGTACGTACGCGCCGAGCTGCTCCGGGCCGACGACCTGGACACCGTCGCCGACTGGACCGCCGTCGAGGCGGCCGTCCGCCCGCTGGAGCGCCCGTACCTGCTGGCCCGGGCCCGCCACCGGCTCGCCGAAGCCCTGCTGGCCGCCGGCTGCGACCGCGAGGACGCCGCCGACCTGCTCCGCGAGGCCTACGCCACCGCCGACCGGCTCGGCTCACGCCGGCTGCGCGAAGACCTGGCCCTGCTCGCCCGGCGCGCCCGCATCCCGCTCGCCCCCGACCGCCCCCACACCCCGCCCGCCCCGGACACCGACCCGGTCGAGGCCCTCGGCCTGACCAGCCGGGAACGGGACGTACTGCGCCTGGTCGCCGCCGGGAACACCAACCGCCAGATCGCCGAGGAACTGTTCATCTCCCCGAAGACTGCCAGCGTCCACGTCTCGAACATCCTGGCCAAGCTGGGCGTCGCCGGCCGCGGTGAGGCGGCCGCCCTCGCCCACCGGCTGCGGCTGTTCGTCCCCGTCTCCGGCTGA
- a CDS encoding DUF6191 domain-containing protein, with protein sequence MFNMIEELFNPGRKHTDEEKKRLELSRIDVNDGDPGRGPIDLESGKVVIRVDKRPVA encoded by the coding sequence GTGTTCAACATGATCGAGGAGCTGTTCAATCCGGGCCGTAAGCACACGGACGAGGAGAAGAAGCGGCTGGAGCTGTCCCGGATCGATGTGAACGACGGGGATCCGGGGCGCGGCCCGATAGACCTGGAGTCGGGCAAGGTGGTCATACGCGTGGACAAGCGGCCCGTGGCGTAG
- a CDS encoding sorbosone dehydrogenase family protein yields MRYGRTYGKSRGKTYEDSYEESSGRERGPQRYEGRGARGRGAVTAAALAGCGALLAAGCSPASGGAGAAAGSSPPKASASPSARASGSPQASAPPAKGSVTVSGEVAKGLESPWGVAPLPDGDLLVASRDKGTISRVRVSTGEVTQIGKVPGVAPGGEGGLMGLALSPAFASDRMVYAYFTTESDNRIARMRYDEQRDPGQQLGAPDTVFRGIPKGLIHNGGRIAFGPDKMLYAGTGETGDTGLAQDKESLGGKILRMTPDGQPVHGNPEADSVVYSYGHRNVQGLAWDKDKRLWAAEFGQNTWDELNLIEPGGNYGWPEAEGKAGKPGLRDPVAVWKTDEASPSGIAWAQGSVWMAGLKGERLWRIPLAGAVPVAEPEAFLTGKYGRLRTVISLGGDRLLLVTSETDGRGSPQSGDDRILTLTVR; encoded by the coding sequence ATGCGATACGGACGGACGTACGGGAAGTCGCGCGGAAAGACGTACGAGGACTCGTACGAGGAGTCGTCCGGGCGGGAGCGCGGACCGCAGCGGTACGAGGGGCGGGGCGCGCGGGGTCGGGGCGCCGTGACCGCGGCCGCGCTGGCGGGGTGCGGCGCCCTGCTGGCGGCCGGGTGTTCCCCGGCGAGCGGCGGCGCGGGGGCGGCGGCCGGCAGCTCGCCGCCGAAGGCGTCGGCGTCGCCCTCGGCGAGAGCCTCCGGGTCGCCGCAGGCCTCGGCGCCGCCGGCGAAGGGCTCGGTGACGGTGTCCGGCGAGGTCGCCAAGGGCCTGGAGTCCCCGTGGGGCGTGGCCCCCCTGCCGGACGGGGACCTGCTGGTCGCCTCCCGGGACAAGGGCACGATCAGCAGGGTCCGGGTGTCCACCGGCGAGGTGACGCAGATCGGCAAGGTGCCCGGGGTCGCCCCGGGCGGCGAGGGCGGGCTCATGGGCCTGGCCCTGTCCCCCGCCTTCGCCTCGGACCGCATGGTGTACGCGTACTTCACGACGGAGTCCGACAACCGCATCGCCCGGATGCGGTACGACGAGCAGCGGGACCCCGGCCAGCAACTCGGGGCGCCCGACACGGTGTTCCGGGGCATTCCCAAGGGTCTGATCCACAACGGCGGCCGGATCGCGTTCGGCCCGGACAAGATGCTGTACGCGGGGACGGGCGAGACCGGCGACACCGGGCTCGCGCAGGACAAGGAGTCGCTGGGCGGCAAGATCTTGCGGATGACCCCGGACGGACAGCCGGTGCACGGCAACCCGGAGGCGGATTCAGTCGTCTACTCGTACGGGCACCGCAATGTGCAGGGGCTGGCCTGGGACAAGGACAAGCGGCTCTGGGCGGCCGAGTTCGGCCAGAACACCTGGGACGAGCTCAACCTGATCGAGCCCGGCGGCAACTACGGCTGGCCGGAAGCCGAGGGGAAGGCCGGCAAGCCGGGTCTGCGGGACCCGGTCGCGGTGTGGAAGACGGACGAGGCCTCGCCGAGCGGGATCGCCTGGGCACAGGGTTCGGTGTGGATGGCCGGGCTGAAGGGCGAGCGGCTGTGGCGGATCCCGCTGGCCGGGGCGGTTCCGGTGGCGGAGCCGGAGGCCTTCCTCACGGGGAAGTACGGCCGGCTGCGCACGGTGATCTCCCTCGGCGGGGACAGATTGCTGCTGGTCACGAGCGAGACGGATGGGCGCGGGTCGCCGCAATCGGGCGACGACAGGATCCTGACACTGACGGTGCGGTAA
- a CDS encoding aldo/keto reductase, translating to MERRSIGAGPLRVGAIGLGCMPMSWAYAPSRRRGEESLRTVHTALDLGANLLDTADVYGPFTNELVVGRVLRERRADAFVSAKVGLRAGEQHVVADGRPGYVRRACDASLRRLRTDVIDLYQLHRVDPDVPVEETWGAMAELVGAGKVRALGFCALGAGAGPGAGRRGDRAYGATLRHLERAQQVFPVTAVQAELSVWSPEAAWQLLPWCAARGVGVLAAMPLGSGFLTGTLTPGEGFESQDVRARHPRFTAYAMAANQQLVAGLRRVALRHGEVAGVPVTAAQVALAWVLAQGPHVVPVPGAERARWAAENARAAEVRLTAGDLAEIAALPAAVGAWD from the coding sequence GTGGAGCGCAGGTCGATCGGGGCGGGGCCGCTGAGGGTGGGTGCCATCGGGCTCGGCTGCATGCCGATGAGCTGGGCGTACGCGCCTTCGCGGAGGCGGGGCGAGGAGTCGCTGCGCACGGTGCACACGGCCCTGGACCTGGGGGCGAACCTGCTGGACACGGCGGACGTGTACGGGCCGTTCACCAATGAGCTGGTCGTGGGACGGGTGCTGCGGGAACGCCGGGCCGATGCCTTCGTGTCGGCCAAGGTCGGACTGCGGGCCGGGGAACAGCACGTGGTGGCCGACGGGCGGCCGGGCTATGTGCGGCGGGCCTGCGACGCCTCGCTGCGGCGGCTGCGGACCGATGTGATCGACCTGTACCAACTGCACCGGGTGGATCCCGATGTCCCGGTCGAGGAGACCTGGGGCGCCATGGCGGAGCTGGTGGGCGCGGGGAAGGTCCGGGCGCTGGGGTTCTGCGCGCTCGGCGCGGGGGCCGGACCGGGGGCCGGGCGGCGCGGGGACCGGGCCTACGGGGCGACCTTGCGGCACCTGGAGCGGGCCCAGCAGGTGTTCCCGGTGACGGCGGTGCAGGCGGAGCTGTCGGTGTGGTCGCCGGAGGCCGCGTGGCAGCTGCTGCCGTGGTGTGCGGCGCGGGGGGTGGGGGTGCTGGCGGCGATGCCGCTGGGCAGCGGGTTCCTGACCGGGACGCTCACGCCCGGGGAGGGCTTCGAGTCGCAGGACGTGCGGGCCCGGCATCCGCGGTTCACGGCGTACGCGATGGCGGCGAACCAGCAGTTGGTGGCGGGGCTGCGGCGGGTGGCGCTGCGGCACGGCGAGGTGGCCGGGGTGCCGGTGACGGCGGCGCAGGTGGCGCTGGCCTGGGTGCTGGCGCAGGGGCCGCACGTGGTGCCGGTGCCGGGGGCCGAGCGGGCGCGCTGGGCGGCGGAGAACGCGCGGGCGGCGGAGGTCCGGCTGACGGCGGGGGACCTGGCCGAGATCGCGGCGCTGCCGGCGGCGGTGGGAGCCTGGGACTGA
- a CDS encoding 2-hydroxyacid dehydrogenase, translating into MTTTTGDVWLPFPADEIDGLPDTFRYHQWDGEDAFPADPGPCVFYVTPYMKSSEVTLRPLASMPDVRVIQTLTAGVDHVLGGLGELRPGVRLCNARGVHDASTAELALTLLLASLRGIPGMVRGQDREDWRGGFYEALADKSVLIVGYGSVGAAVEDRLLPFECERITRVARTAREGARGPVHALADLPGLLPDADVVILCTPLTEATRGLAGAEFLARMKDGALLVNVARGPVVETKALLAELESGRLRAALDVTDPEPLPAGHPLWHAPNVLITPHVGGSSTAFEPRAKRLIARQLTRFAAGEPVENTVLITE; encoded by the coding sequence ATGACCACCACGACCGGGGACGTCTGGCTCCCCTTCCCCGCCGACGAGATCGACGGCCTCCCCGACACCTTCCGCTACCACCAGTGGGACGGTGAGGACGCGTTCCCCGCCGACCCCGGCCCCTGCGTCTTCTACGTCACCCCGTACATGAAGTCCTCCGAGGTCACCCTGCGCCCGCTGGCGTCGATGCCCGACGTCCGGGTGATCCAGACACTGACCGCCGGCGTCGACCACGTCCTCGGCGGCCTCGGCGAACTGCGTCCCGGCGTACGGCTGTGCAACGCGCGCGGCGTCCACGACGCAAGCACCGCCGAGCTCGCCCTCACCCTGCTCCTCGCCTCGCTGCGCGGCATCCCCGGCATGGTCCGCGGCCAAGACCGCGAGGACTGGCGCGGCGGCTTCTACGAGGCGCTCGCCGACAAGTCCGTGCTGATCGTCGGCTACGGATCGGTCGGCGCGGCCGTCGAGGACCGGCTGCTGCCCTTCGAGTGCGAGCGGATCACCCGCGTCGCCCGGACGGCGCGGGAGGGCGCACGCGGGCCGGTGCACGCCCTGGCCGACCTGCCGGGGCTCCTCCCGGACGCCGACGTGGTGATCCTGTGCACGCCGCTGACCGAGGCCACCCGGGGCCTGGCGGGCGCGGAGTTCCTGGCCCGCATGAAGGACGGCGCCCTGTTGGTGAACGTCGCGCGCGGCCCGGTCGTGGAGACCAAGGCGCTGCTCGCGGAGCTGGAGTCGGGCCGGCTGCGCGCGGCGCTCGACGTCACCGACCCGGAACCGCTGCCCGCCGGGCACCCGCTCTGGCATGCTCCGAACGTCCTGATCACGCCGCACGTGGGCGGGAGCAGCACCGCCTTCGAGCCGCGCGCGAAGCGGCTGATCGCCCGACAGCTCACCCGGTTCGCCGCCGGCGAGCCCGTCGAGAACACGGTGCTGATCACGGAGTGA
- a CDS encoding bifunctional diguanylate cyclase/phosphodiesterase, producing MECAETSQRGGPVNAPRAALLTRPPAENTGRGLAAQLLLALISGGYAVGAALGWGSEEIAEIMGDFGLSAAGILAAVSCYSYARSIDRRERPAWLLFAFSSLMGACGNAVWGWYEVILGEPVPKPSVADFAFLCFAPPAIVGLLVLAKRPVTRAGWVCLGLDSWLIGGSLLTLSWSLALANAARTAQSGATGSVPSAALSLAYPLLDIALVSMVLVLHFRRSEANRSAVNTAIAALALTVLSDALFTSPLLSDGYQSGQLLDAGWFAGSLLLAYAPWGARRLHPLPPAAPHPHPERPHSRPITGSLPALTPYLAAAVCTLGILYNVVDGRKVDRMVVFTGCTVVLALVIRQGIMLLDNIALTQELAQKENHFRSLVQGSSDVIMIAAPTGTLRYVSPAAAGVYGREAEELVGTELATLIHPDDLGRVVHEVRRFLAAPPTEEPTTRIECRFKSGGGEWLNVESTVNRHQGGLILNSRDVTERVRLQAQLQHSAEHDPLTDLPNRALFTRRVRQALTGRRAGDHSTAVLFIDLDGFKAVNDSIGHQAGDELLVEAARRLQDSVRAGDTAARLGGDEFAALILGDGSRDRSAREYQVHEIADRLRTTLSQPYRIAGSEVRVAASIGVAFADPGITPSDLMRNADLAMYRAKAGGKDRVELYAPQMQAEVVRKAELAGRLRTALHEGEFALLHQPVVSLATGQVTAVAAQARWRSAQGILFTPAEFLRVAEYSEGPSGAGREPGGPGGMGGPAGAAGAGPDATRAAELARWMLDEAVGHAAERHRAGHDVPVAVRMTAQRLLDRAVPTASVEALLGRHGLPSGALVIELADSDPRVPFDELERRLAALRRLGVLIALDGFGSGYAAISALRRLPVDILKLDRGLVEGVVESARLHKITAGLLRIANDLGMQSVADGVDLPEQVMALRAMGCTHGQGLAFSGPLDEYRLRRALVRGTFPVPGGAAQPALAGGSPGGSMAIHRGSHNETPVPPT from the coding sequence ATGGAGTGCGCCGAAACAAGCCAGCGAGGGGGGCCGGTGAACGCCCCGCGGGCGGCGCTCCTGACCCGGCCGCCCGCCGAGAACACCGGCCGGGGCCTCGCGGCGCAACTGCTCCTCGCACTCATCAGCGGCGGCTACGCCGTCGGAGCCGCCCTCGGCTGGGGCTCGGAAGAAATCGCCGAGATCATGGGCGACTTCGGACTCAGCGCGGCGGGGATACTCGCAGCGGTCTCCTGCTACTCCTACGCCCGGTCCATCGACCGGCGCGAGCGCCCCGCCTGGCTCCTCTTCGCGTTCTCCTCCCTCATGGGAGCCTGCGGCAACGCGGTCTGGGGCTGGTACGAGGTGATCCTCGGCGAACCGGTGCCGAAACCCTCGGTCGCCGACTTCGCCTTCCTCTGCTTCGCACCGCCCGCCATCGTGGGCCTGCTCGTCCTCGCCAAACGCCCGGTGACGCGCGCCGGGTGGGTGTGCCTCGGCCTCGACTCCTGGCTCATCGGCGGCTCGCTGCTCACCCTTTCCTGGAGCCTGGCCCTCGCCAACGCGGCGCGGACCGCCCAGTCCGGCGCCACCGGCAGCGTGCCGAGCGCCGCGCTCTCCCTCGCGTACCCGCTGCTGGACATCGCGCTCGTCTCGATGGTCCTGGTCCTGCACTTCCGGCGCTCCGAGGCCAACCGCTCCGCCGTCAACACCGCCATCGCGGCGCTGGCCCTGACCGTGCTCAGTGACGCCCTGTTCACCTCGCCGCTGCTCAGCGACGGCTACCAGTCCGGACAGCTGCTCGACGCCGGCTGGTTCGCCGGCTCGCTGCTGCTCGCGTACGCGCCGTGGGGCGCCCGGCGGCTGCACCCGTTGCCCCCCGCCGCCCCGCACCCGCACCCGGAGCGGCCGCACAGCCGGCCCATCACCGGCTCGCTGCCCGCCCTCACCCCGTACCTCGCGGCCGCCGTCTGCACCCTCGGGATCCTCTACAACGTCGTCGACGGCCGGAAGGTCGACCGGATGGTCGTCTTCACGGGGTGCACCGTGGTGCTCGCCCTCGTCATCCGGCAGGGCATCATGCTGCTCGACAACATCGCGCTGACCCAGGAACTGGCCCAGAAGGAGAACCACTTCCGCTCCCTGGTCCAGGGCTCCAGCGACGTCATCATGATCGCCGCGCCCACCGGAACCCTGCGCTACGTCAGCCCCGCCGCCGCCGGGGTCTACGGCCGCGAGGCGGAGGAGCTGGTCGGCACCGAGCTCGCCACCCTGATCCACCCGGACGACCTCGGCCGCGTGGTGCACGAGGTGCGCCGGTTCCTCGCCGCGCCGCCCACCGAGGAGCCGACCACCCGCATCGAGTGCCGGTTCAAGTCGGGCGGCGGCGAGTGGTTGAACGTGGAGTCCACGGTCAACCGCCACCAGGGCGGCCTCATCCTCAACAGCCGGGACGTCACCGAACGCGTCCGCCTCCAGGCACAGCTCCAGCACAGCGCCGAGCACGATCCGCTGACGGACCTGCCCAACCGGGCCCTGTTCACCCGCCGCGTCCGCCAGGCCCTGACCGGCCGCCGGGCCGGCGACCACAGCACCGCGGTCCTCTTCATCGACCTCGACGGGTTCAAGGCGGTCAACGACAGCATCGGCCACCAGGCGGGCGACGAGCTGCTCGTCGAGGCCGCCCGCCGCCTCCAGGACTCGGTCCGGGCCGGGGACACCGCCGCCCGCCTCGGCGGGGACGAGTTCGCCGCGCTGATCCTGGGCGACGGCAGCCGCGACCGCAGCGCGCGCGAGTACCAGGTCCACGAGATCGCCGACCGGCTGCGTACCACCCTCTCCCAGCCGTACCGGATCGCGGGCAGTGAAGTACGGGTCGCCGCCAGCATCGGCGTGGCCTTCGCCGACCCCGGCATCACCCCTTCGGACCTGATGCGCAACGCGGACCTCGCGATGTACCGGGCCAAGGCGGGCGGCAAGGATCGCGTCGAGCTGTACGCGCCGCAGATGCAGGCCGAGGTCGTGCGCAAGGCCGAGCTGGCGGGGCGGCTGCGCACCGCGCTGCACGAGGGGGAATTCGCCCTGCTGCACCAGCCCGTTGTCTCCCTGGCCACCGGCCAGGTGACGGCGGTGGCCGCGCAGGCCCGCTGGCGCTCGGCGCAGGGGATCTTGTTCACCCCGGCGGAGTTCCTCCGGGTGGCCGAATACAGCGAGGGCCCCTCGGGCGCGGGGCGCGAACCCGGCGGCCCGGGCGGCATGGGCGGCCCGGCCGGGGCGGCCGGCGCGGGACCGGACGCCACGCGCGCCGCCGAGCTGGCGCGCTGGATGCTGGACGAGGCCGTGGGTCATGCCGCCGAGCGGCACCGGGCCGGGCACGACGTCCCGGTGGCCGTCCGGATGACCGCCCAGCGGCTGCTGGACCGCGCCGTGCCGACGGCCTCGGTGGAGGCCCTGCTGGGCCGGCACGGGCTGCCGTCGGGGGCCCTGGTGATCGAGCTGGCGGACAGCGACCCCAGAGTGCCCTTCGACGAGCTGGAGCGCCGCCTGGCGGCCTTGCGCAGGCTCGGCGTACTGATCGCCCTGGACGGCTTCGGCAGCGGCTACGCGGCCATCAGCGCCCTGCGCAGGCTCCCGGTGGACATCCTCAAGCTGGACCGGGGCCTGGTCGAAGGCGTGGTCGAATCCGCCCGCCTCCACAAGATCACCGCCGGATTGTTGCGGATCGCAAACGACCTCGGCATGCAGTCGGTGGCCGACGGGGTGGATCTCCCCGAACAGGTGATGGCCCTGCGGGCGATGGGGTGCACCCATGGACAGGGTCTGGCCTTCTCCGGACCTCTCGACGAGTACAGGCTGCGCCGCGCGCTCGTGAGGGGTACGTTCCCAGTACCGGGCGGGGCGGCCCAACCCGCCTTGGCCGGTGGTTCTCCCGGGGGATCGATGGCCATCCACAGAGGCTCACATAATGAGACGCCCGTCCCACCCACTTGA